A DNA window from Agarivorans sp. TSD2052 contains the following coding sequences:
- a CDS encoding branched-chain amino acid aminotransferase — protein sequence MAAFGTVFMPQMAIAKYEDQQWTDSEIVSSDSISLHPGAHVLHYSSTCFEGLKAFRHEDGSVCIFRMDANIKRMAQSADLLSLPAFKPELLEQMVTELVNKFADQVPAAPGSMYIRPTFIGTEPAIGKAAAATNSALLYVLLSPVGDYFAAGAKPLRLLLEENGMRCSPHMGMVKSGGNYASALGPISKARTEVDADQVLFCPGGDVQETGAANFILIDGDEVITKALDSSFLHGVTRDSILTLARDLGLTVSERQLTVTELLERAAKPGCEAALSGTAAVLTPVGTLIHNGEEYTVGNGEAGETTLKLRQALNDIQWGKAADSHAWLTKV from the coding sequence ATGGCAGCATTTGGCACGGTTTTTATGCCACAAATGGCAATAGCTAAATATGAAGACCAACAATGGACTGACAGCGAAATTGTTTCGTCAGACAGCATTAGCTTGCACCCCGGCGCTCACGTACTTCATTACTCGAGCACTTGTTTTGAAGGGCTTAAGGCTTTTCGCCATGAAGATGGTAGCGTGTGTATCTTCCGTATGGACGCCAACATAAAACGTATGGCGCAATCGGCTGACCTACTGAGTTTGCCAGCTTTCAAACCCGAGTTACTTGAGCAAATGGTTACCGAACTGGTAAACAAATTTGCTGACCAAGTACCCGCTGCTCCTGGTTCTATGTACATTCGACCTACCTTTATTGGTACTGAGCCTGCGATTGGTAAAGCGGCCGCTGCGACTAACTCAGCATTGCTGTATGTATTGTTATCGCCAGTCGGTGATTACTTTGCCGCGGGTGCCAAACCTTTGCGTTTATTATTAGAAGAGAATGGCATGCGCTGTTCTCCGCATATGGGCATGGTTAAATCAGGCGGTAATTACGCCAGCGCACTCGGGCCCATTAGCAAGGCTCGTACCGAAGTAGATGCCGACCAAGTATTGTTCTGCCCAGGTGGCGATGTACAAGAAACCGGCGCGGCTAACTTTATTTTGATTGATGGCGACGAAGTGATCACCAAAGCGTTAGACAGTAGCTTTTTACACGGTGTAACCCGCGACTCTATTCTTACTTTGGCACGTGACCTAGGTTTAACCGTAAGCGAGCGCCAACTTACGGTAACAGAGCTACTAGAGCGTGCTGCTAAACCAGGTTGTGAAGCGGCTCTATCGGGTACCGCCGCGGTACTGACTCCAGTAGGTACGTTAATTCACAACGGTGAAGAGTATACCGTTGGCAATGGTGAAGCCGGTGAAACTACCTTGAAACTACGCCAAGCCTTAAATGATATACAGTGGGGCAAAGCGGCAGACAGCCACGCTTGGTTAACCAAAGTTTAA
- a CDS encoding vWA domain-containing protein gives MKNSTYIASGFVYSPIARSVAIGLALSTLVACGYTGTSEQTQAEQPHKQTRPVQRPQQDASIQAVHPIARLEQESAVAAHRSNAKVAKMSQMAVSQYHNNDAYYHQATNTENYQKLSDLSVVSVAEQPVSTFSADVDTASYANMRRFINNGRLPPKDAVRVEELINYFSYDYASQVGDSLNADKPIAVNTLLTASPWNSNNQLIRIGVSAYQPDMNIRPAANVVFLVDVSGSMQSQEKLPLLKQSMLLMLNQLKANDSVAIVTYASGTGIALPATKVSDKHSIENAINNLRAGGSTHGSAGIELAYNQAQQGFIEGGINHVYLMSDGDMNVGITDIDALKHRISQKRKAGVQFSTIGFGQGNYNDHLMEQLADNGNGVAGYIDTLHEAQKLLVDQLGSSLHTVAHDVKFQVEFNPSMVSEYRLLGYENRQLARADFNNDKKDAGDMGAGHSVTAIYEITPVGKPGLIDPLVFQQAKQNKMAQRPVNEALVEVRVRYKKAQSEASAKYTQRVHNNDFVSLANINTDDSFAIAVAAFGQKLRGNEQLDDLSYSSIIDWANAGKGQDQFGYRAEFVKLARLTNTLAQQSNSALPVQLPEPEYAVQPLPVTLPARIDNQTHELSQ, from the coding sequence ATGAAAAATTCGACTTATATTGCTTCTGGTTTTGTTTATTCACCGATTGCTCGCTCGGTAGCTATAGGCTTAGCGCTTTCTACATTGGTCGCTTGTGGCTACACCGGTACCAGTGAGCAAACCCAAGCCGAGCAGCCGCATAAGCAAACGCGCCCAGTGCAGCGCCCTCAGCAAGATGCGTCAATTCAAGCGGTGCATCCTATCGCAAGGCTTGAGCAAGAAAGTGCAGTGGCAGCCCATCGAAGCAATGCGAAAGTCGCCAAAATGTCGCAAATGGCGGTGAGCCAATATCACAATAACGATGCCTATTATCATCAAGCGACTAATACTGAAAATTACCAAAAGCTGAGTGACTTATCGGTGGTGTCGGTCGCAGAGCAGCCGGTGTCTACTTTTAGTGCCGATGTAGATACCGCCAGTTATGCCAATATGCGTCGCTTTATAAATAATGGCCGGCTGCCACCCAAAGATGCGGTGCGAGTAGAAGAGCTCATTAACTACTTCTCTTACGATTACGCTAGCCAAGTTGGAGATAGCTTAAACGCCGATAAGCCGATTGCGGTGAATACTCTACTTACGGCTTCACCCTGGAACAGCAATAATCAGTTGATTAGAATTGGTGTGAGTGCGTATCAACCGGACATGAACATTCGCCCGGCGGCTAATGTAGTGTTTTTGGTGGATGTATCAGGTTCGATGCAGTCACAAGAGAAACTGCCATTATTGAAGCAATCAATGTTGTTAATGCTTAATCAGCTAAAAGCAAATGACAGTGTCGCCATTGTGACCTATGCCAGCGGAACAGGCATTGCCTTGCCAGCCACAAAAGTGAGCGACAAACATAGCATTGAAAATGCCATCAACAATTTGCGGGCTGGCGGCTCTACTCATGGTTCTGCAGGCATTGAGTTAGCTTATAACCAAGCGCAGCAAGGCTTCATTGAGGGCGGGATTAACCACGTTTACTTAATGTCAGACGGTGACATGAATGTAGGCATTACCGACATAGACGCGCTAAAACACCGGATTAGTCAAAAGCGTAAAGCAGGCGTGCAGTTCTCTACGATAGGGTTTGGCCAAGGTAACTATAACGACCACTTAATGGAGCAGCTAGCAGACAACGGTAATGGTGTAGCGGGTTACATTGATACCCTGCACGAAGCGCAAAAACTACTGGTTGACCAACTTGGCAGCAGCTTGCATACCGTGGCTCATGATGTGAAATTTCAGGTAGAGTTTAACCCGAGTATGGTGTCAGAATATCGCCTGTTAGGCTATGAGAATCGCCAATTGGCGCGTGCCGATTTCAATAACGACAAGAAAGATGCTGGCGATATGGGCGCTGGGCACAGTGTCACCGCCATTTATGAAATTACCCCGGTAGGTAAGCCCGGTTTGATTGACCCTCTGGTATTTCAACAAGCTAAACAAAACAAAATGGCTCAGCGGCCAGTAAATGAAGCCTTAGTAGAAGTACGAGTGCGCTATAAAAAAGCCCAGTCGGAGGCCTCGGCTAAATATACTCAGCGTGTGCATAACAACGATTTTGTTAGTTTGGCGAACATTAACACTGATGATAGCTTTGCCATCGCAGTAGCGGCTTTTGGCCAAAAGCTTCGTGGTAACGAACAATTAGATGATCTGTCTTATTCCTCAATTATTGATTGGGCAAACGCAGGAAAAGGCCAAGATCAGTTTGGTTATCGTGCAGAGTTTGTTAAGTTAGCCAGATTAACGAATACCTTAGCTCAGCAATCTAACTCGGCCTTGCCTGTTCAATTGCCAGAGCCTGAGTATGCGGTGCAACCATTACCGGTCACCTTACCAGCAAGGATTGATAACCAAACTCATGAGCTTAGTCAGTGA
- a CDS encoding HNH endonuclease, translating to MDVLLFFIKPWSKSTDSERIDPFNGLLLSPTLDKLFDRGYISFTDDGSLIISPLLGERDISQLGITSSMKLYKVEAGCLPYLEFHREAVYVNQI from the coding sequence TTGGATGTCCTGTTATTTTTTATTAAACCTTGGAGCAAGTCTACTGATTCAGAGCGTATTGATCCCTTTAACGGACTACTTTTAAGTCCAACTTTGGATAAACTATTTGATCGTGGCTATATAAGCTTTACAGATGATGGGAGCCTAATTATCTCGCCACTGTTAGGCGAGCGGGATATCAGTCAGCTAGGAATCACAAGTTCAATGAAGCTTTACAAAGTAGAAGCAGGCTGCCTTCCGTATTTAGAATTCCATCGGGAGGCAGTGTATGTCAATCAAATCTAA
- a CDS encoding histidine phosphatase family protein translates to MEILLVRHGRPSAAVYPRVNASGFVRWVRRYHHSGIASDSFPEAQRLSDYSDYYVVSSDLKRAMESTLIFLNQRPTETSKIYREMEIPRYKLPLVLTASHWLYLNRLLWTLGFKGPFESYSEAKYRAQEAAHQLVSLAETHNKVMLFSHGYLNFHIRHYLCKAGWQLTEKSSQHWGITRLQR, encoded by the coding sequence ATGGAAATACTCTTGGTTCGACATGGGAGACCTTCGGCCGCCGTTTATCCGCGTGTAAATGCCAGTGGCTTTGTTCGTTGGGTGCGGCGTTACCATCACTCTGGGATCGCTAGCGATAGCTTTCCCGAAGCGCAGCGACTTAGTGATTACTCTGACTACTATGTTGTTTCAAGTGACTTAAAAAGGGCGATGGAGTCAACCCTGATCTTTTTGAATCAGCGGCCTACAGAAACCTCAAAAATATACCGTGAAATGGAAATTCCACGTTATAAGCTCCCTTTGGTGCTAACCGCGTCTCATTGGCTGTATCTAAATCGTCTGCTGTGGACGCTAGGCTTTAAAGGTCCGTTTGAGTCTTATAGCGAGGCGAAATACAGAGCGCAAGAAGCGGCGCATCAGCTCGTGAGTTTAGCGGAAACGCATAACAAGGTGATGTTGTTTAGCCATGGCTATCTCAATTTTCATATTCGCCACTACTTGTGCAAAGCGGGTTGGCAGTTAACTGAGAAAAGTAGTCAGCATTGGGGAATTACCCGATTACAGCGCTAG
- a CDS encoding sigma-70 family RNA polymerase sigma factor produces the protein MSLVSDEQLMLDYGQRGDSAAFDRLYQRYRQPLFAFICQKMPEAACNEVFQEVWESIISQASAYQLPSEKNRDNSASTTRHFRGYLYTIARRRVADYWRSKDRHEDHPEQDVDQLHSRSTPELEHQQAVDQQAILGCVSLLPAKQQDVFMLKQSGLAVAEMSQVLDASFDAIKSRIRVAYQQLRDCLEKHHG, from the coding sequence ATGAGCTTAGTCAGTGATGAACAACTGATGCTTGATTACGGTCAACGTGGTGACAGTGCCGCGTTTGACCGTTTGTATCAGCGTTATCGACAACCCTTGTTTGCGTTTATCTGCCAGAAAATGCCAGAAGCTGCATGTAATGAAGTATTTCAAGAGGTGTGGGAGTCTATCATCAGCCAAGCGAGTGCTTATCAGCTTCCAAGTGAAAAAAATCGAGATAACTCGGCTTCAACCACTCGGCATTTTCGTGGCTATTTGTATACGATTGCACGGCGAAGAGTGGCTGATTATTGGCGCTCAAAAGACCGCCATGAAGATCATCCTGAACAAGATGTTGACCAGCTGCATTCCCGATCTACGCCTGAACTAGAGCATCAACAAGCTGTCGATCAGCAAGCCATCTTAGGCTGTGTATCGTTATTGCCAGCCAAACAGCAAGACGTATTTATGTTGAAGCAGTCTGGCTTAGCGGTAGCCGAAATGAGCCAAGTATTAGATGCCTCCTTTGATGCTATAAAAAGTCGTATTCGAGTTGCTTACCAACAGCTACGCGATTGCTTGGAGAAACACCATGGTTGA
- a CDS encoding transposase: MTRARDQQICLDSTPYYHCICRCVRRAYLCGEDRETGASFEHRKQWIVDKFTQLAQVFSVEVCAYAVMSNHYHLVLRVNQKQAEQWSYREINTRWKQLFAGHNVVEQYLSDPQAKDENYPKSIEKLEDWRKRLFDISWFMRCLNEHIARQANKEEQCKGRFWEGRFKSQALLDEAAVLACMAYVDLNPVRAQMADTPEESDFTSVQLRMQALKTAKSEENLQPSTVLPFSGYKAHGDPSPGLPFNLYEYLELVDWTGRCVRADKRGAIPANILPIMTRLNINQKDWLSVVKDFNRHFISAAGSNKHLQQHASQTGRRWYATHSKLQLCDS; this comes from the coding sequence GACTCGCGCTCGTGACCAACAAATTTGTTTAGACAGCACGCCTTATTATCACTGCATTTGTCGCTGTGTTCGACGCGCCTATTTGTGTGGGGAAGACCGGGAAACAGGGGCAAGCTTTGAGCATCGAAAACAATGGATAGTGGATAAGTTTACTCAACTAGCCCAAGTGTTCTCGGTTGAGGTTTGTGCCTATGCAGTAATGAGCAATCACTACCACTTGGTATTACGAGTAAACCAAAAGCAGGCAGAGCAGTGGAGTTATCGCGAGATAAATACCCGATGGAAGCAATTGTTTGCAGGCCACAATGTGGTAGAGCAATACCTTAGTGACCCACAAGCCAAAGATGAAAACTACCCTAAGTCTATAGAAAAACTGGAAGACTGGCGTAAACGCTTATTTGATATCTCTTGGTTTATGCGCTGCCTAAACGAGCACATAGCTCGCCAAGCGAATAAAGAAGAACAATGCAAGGGCCGATTTTGGGAAGGCCGTTTTAAATCTCAAGCCTTATTAGATGAAGCCGCCGTACTGGCTTGTATGGCCTATGTAGATTTAAACCCAGTCAGAGCCCAAATGGCTGATACCCCAGAAGAGTCTGACTTTACCAGTGTGCAACTGCGCATGCAGGCGCTAAAAACCGCTAAATCAGAAGAAAACCTACAACCCTCAACGGTGTTACCTTTTTCCGGTTATAAAGCCCATGGTGACCCCAGCCCCGGTTTACCCTTTAACCTTTATGAATATCTAGAGTTAGTAGACTGGACAGGCCGTTGTGTACGCGCCGATAAACGCGGGGCAATACCCGCCAATATATTACCAATAATGACACGGCTTAACATTAATCAGAAAGACTGGCTAAGTGTGGTGAAAGACTTTAACCGCCACTTTATTAGCGCGGCTGGCTCAAATAAACATCTGCAACAACATGCTAGCCAAACAGGCCGGCGCTGGTACGCCACTCATAGTAAATTACAACTCTGCGACAGCTAG
- a CDS encoding type II toxin-antitoxin system ParD family antitoxin: MAKNTSITLGDHFEGFISSQIQSGRYGSTSEVIRSALRLLETQETKLHTLRNSLIEGEESGVADYDLDSFINELDNENSK; encoded by the coding sequence ATGGCTAAAAACACAAGTATTACTTTAGGTGATCATTTTGAAGGCTTTATTAGCTCACAAATTCAATCCGGAAGATACGGCTCAACCAGTGAGGTTATTCGATCTGCGTTACGTTTATTGGAAACACAAGAAACAAAATTGCATACATTACGTAACTCTCTTATTGAAGGAGAAGAAAGCGGAGTCGCTGATTACGATTTAGATTCATTTATTAATGAACTTGATAACGAAAATTCAAAATGA
- a CDS encoding type II toxin-antitoxin system RelE/ParE family toxin, with product MKPFTLTISAKNDLKDVAIFTARRWGKEQRNIYLKQFDDSFWLLAENPDIGKGCDEIRNGYRKFLQGSHVIFYKQTGSQQIQIMRILHKSMDISPIFGA from the coding sequence ATGAAGCCATTTACATTAACGATTTCAGCAAAAAACGATCTTAAGGATGTAGCTATATTTACGGCTCGTCGTTGGGGAAAAGAGCAGCGAAATATTTACCTTAAACAGTTTGATGATTCTTTTTGGTTGTTAGCGGAAAATCCCGATATAGGTAAAGGCTGTGATGAAATTAGAAATGGTTATCGAAAATTTCTCCAAGGTAGCCACGTAATATTTTACAAACAAACAGGTAGCCAACAAATACAGATAATGAGAATTCTGCACAAAAGTATGGACATCTCCCCTATTTTTGGCGCATAA
- a CDS encoding siderophore-interacting protein yields the protein MKPKMYPVQVSQLIPLSPHLLRIVVKGSSLKRFPESKEGAHVKVILPNSDNSKPKMRSYTIRWFNSASQELALDFVINRHSGPATNWASQAKLGEHLSIAGPGQLKLSQFNHHSYLLLGDITSVNAINGYVPRLAPKADIRVIIAVPTRADIIELDYHAAENTHWYIEDEASISFAEQVQTIAAGMASDSHIFMGLEASQIRSLRPMLQQHLGFDRLNTFAVGYWKQGVDADRFGAQKKAAPL from the coding sequence ATGAAGCCAAAAATGTATCCCGTTCAGGTATCACAGCTTATCCCACTCTCTCCTCACCTACTGCGGATTGTAGTGAAAGGCAGCAGTCTTAAACGCTTTCCTGAATCTAAGGAAGGGGCACATGTGAAGGTGATATTGCCAAACAGCGATAATTCAAAACCTAAAATGCGCTCCTACACCATTCGTTGGTTTAACTCGGCGAGCCAAGAGCTTGCTTTAGATTTTGTAATAAATCGGCACAGCGGGCCAGCAACTAACTGGGCGAGCCAAGCAAAGCTAGGTGAGCACTTAAGCATTGCTGGTCCTGGGCAACTAAAGCTGAGCCAGTTTAATCATCACAGTTATCTGCTACTGGGGGATATTACCTCGGTAAACGCCATTAATGGCTATGTGCCAAGGCTTGCCCCCAAAGCCGACATTAGAGTAATAATCGCCGTTCCCACTCGTGCCGACATTATAGAACTAGACTATCACGCTGCGGAGAACACCCACTGGTATATTGAAGATGAAGCAAGTATTAGCTTTGCAGAGCAAGTGCAAACAATCGCCGCAGGAATGGCTAGCGATAGTCATATATTTATGGGCTTAGAAGCCTCACAGATCCGCTCTTTACGGCCAATGTTGCAGCAACACCTAGGTTTTGATCGCCTAAATACCTTTGCAGTAGGTTATTGGAAACAAGGCGTAGATGCTGATCGCTTTGGCGCACAAAAAAAAGCGGCTCCTTTGTAG